The Bryobacteraceae bacterium genome includes a window with the following:
- the infA gene encoding translation initiation factor IF-1: protein MSKEDCIEVTGTVVEKFPSGLFSVQLDQDQSRVVLAHLAGKLRRNRIRVLAGDRVTLEMSPYDLTKGRITYRHK, encoded by the coding sequence ATGAGCAAGGAAGATTGCATTGAAGTGACCGGCACGGTGGTGGAGAAATTCCCGAGCGGGCTGTTCAGCGTGCAGCTCGATCAGGATCAGAGCCGGGTGGTTCTGGCCCATCTGGCAGGAAAGCTGAGAAGGAACCGCATCCGGGTGCTGGCGGGCGACCGGGTGACACTGGAGATGTCTCCTTACGACCTGACCAAGGGGCGCATCACGTACCGCCACAAGTAG